In Myxococcus stipitatus, the following are encoded in one genomic region:
- the epsE gene encoding exopolysaccharide biosynthesis GT4 family glycosyltransferase EpsE → MAVRKIGYLIPEFPGQTHIFFWRELQALPGKGVAPELVSTRPPPARIISHSWAREAMSRTEYLAPPGPLGMVKAAAEVARAMPTGWARCLASIARAEGLDAKGRAQLLGFAVMGGRLASLARERGWSHVHVHSCANAAHVALFANLLSGLTYSMTLHGPLDDYGPNQKEKWRHAKFAFVITKKLLGEVNQELAGHLPASIELAPMGVELSKFNRSVPYAAWTGEGPLRIFSCGRLNPCKGHADLIDAVGVLRAKGIDARLAIAGEDEAGGTTYRKVLEAKLAETKLGDAVTLLGAVSEDKVRGEIERAHIFSLASLQEPLGVAIMEAMAMRAPVVVTGAGGVKELVDDGVDGLLVPPQAPLVLAEKLEKLARNPAEAERLGEAGRRKVETQFSSERSADMLALMLQRAVV, encoded by the coding sequence ATGGCCGTGCGGAAAATTGGCTATCTCATCCCCGAGTTCCCTGGACAGACGCACATCTTTTTCTGGCGTGAGCTGCAGGCGCTGCCAGGCAAGGGGGTGGCTCCAGAGCTGGTCTCCACGCGGCCGCCGCCCGCGCGAATCATCTCCCACAGCTGGGCGCGCGAGGCGATGTCGCGCACGGAGTACCTTGCGCCGCCGGGCCCGCTGGGCATGGTGAAGGCGGCGGCGGAGGTTGCGCGCGCGATGCCCACGGGGTGGGCGCGTTGCCTGGCGTCCATTGCTCGGGCGGAGGGGTTGGACGCGAAGGGTCGCGCGCAACTGCTGGGCTTCGCGGTGATGGGCGGGAGGTTGGCGTCGCTGGCGCGTGAGCGTGGGTGGTCTCACGTGCATGTGCATTCGTGCGCCAACGCGGCGCACGTGGCGCTGTTCGCGAACCTGTTGTCGGGGCTGACGTACAGCATGACGCTGCACGGGCCGCTGGACGACTACGGGCCGAACCAGAAGGAGAAGTGGCGTCACGCGAAGTTTGCATTTGTCATCACGAAGAAGCTCCTGGGCGAGGTGAACCAGGAGCTGGCGGGGCATCTGCCCGCGAGCATCGAACTGGCGCCGATGGGGGTGGAGCTGAGCAAGTTCAACCGCTCGGTGCCGTACGCGGCGTGGACGGGGGAGGGGCCGCTGCGCATCTTCTCGTGTGGCCGACTCAATCCGTGCAAGGGGCACGCGGACCTCATCGACGCGGTGGGGGTCTTGCGTGCGAAGGGCATCGACGCGCGGCTGGCCATCGCGGGTGAGGACGAGGCGGGCGGCACGACGTACCGCAAGGTGCTGGAGGCGAAGCTCGCGGAGACGAAGCTGGGTGACGCGGTGACGTTGCTGGGCGCGGTGAGCGAGGACAAGGTGCGGGGCGAAATCGAGCGCGCGCACATCTTCTCGCTGGCGAGTCTTCAGGAACCGCTGGGTGTGGCCATCATGGAGGCCATGGCCATGCGCGCGCCGGTGGTGGTGACGGGGGCGGGCGGGGTGAAGGAGTTGGTGGATGACGGCGTGGACGGGTTGCTCGTGCCGCCGCAGGCGCCGCTCGTGTTGGCGGAGAAGTTGGAGAAGCTGGCCCGGAATCCCGCCGAGGCAGAGCGCCTGGGCGAGGCGGGCCGTCGCAAGGTGGAGACGCAGTTCAGCAGCGAGCGCAGCGCGGACATGCTGGCGTTGATGCTTCAGCGCGCGGTGGTCTGA
- a CDS encoding HNH endonuclease signature motif containing protein produces MASYFSMLAQHQTGQAFNKAAERRLLLAGPLSARTNGSIEFKFQNISHILHEMGRPWLEGYAPGRGSYAAPLKLEVERVLQLELSALAEPTAERDVLEERTVRILKSGPVPRPAGHAVPRTTEILGQRVFLRDSQVRAFVLQEANGHCDACRGPAPFMTADGVPYLEVHHVRLLAKGGSDRPENTVALCPNCHRRLHLGRDAAEVRERLYAQVTRLIRE; encoded by the coding sequence GTGGCGAGCTACTTCTCCATGCTCGCCCAGCATCAGACGGGGCAGGCCTTCAACAAGGCCGCCGAGAGGCGGTTGCTACTAGCGGGGCCGCTGAGCGCTCGGACCAATGGGTCCATCGAGTTCAAGTTTCAAAACATCTCACACATTCTCCACGAGATGGGGCGGCCCTGGCTTGAAGGGTACGCTCCAGGGCGCGGCTCCTATGCGGCACCGCTGAAGCTCGAGGTTGAGCGAGTTCTCCAACTCGAACTCAGCGCGCTGGCCGAGCCGACCGCCGAGCGCGATGTTCTCGAGGAGCGCACGGTCCGCATTCTCAAGTCAGGCCCCGTCCCTCGGCCCGCGGGGCATGCAGTTCCTCGCACCACCGAGATATTAGGACAGCGCGTCTTCCTGCGGGATTCGCAGGTGCGGGCCTTCGTGCTCCAGGAGGCCAACGGGCATTGTGACGCATGCCGTGGGCCGGCTCCCTTCATGACCGCCGATGGGGTGCCATACCTGGAAGTCCACCACGTGCGCCTCTTGGCGAAGGGGGGAAGCGACCGTCCCGAGAACACCGTGGCCCTCTGCCCCAACTGCCACCGCCGATTGCACCTGGGGCGCGATGCGGCGGAGGTGCGGGAACGGCTGTACGCCCAGGTGACGCGGCTCATCCGCGAGTAG
- the epsA gene encoding exopolysaccharide biosynthesis glycosyltransferase EpsA has protein sequence MSVATPESPQSTPFTTGRPRLHIGQLAIDQLTFEDAVLEIGRLVDSRQGGYVFTANVDHVVLAEDNAQFREAYSRATISVVDGMPIVWASKAMDVTLPERIAGSDLILPLMKLGAERKWRVFLLGAGPGVAEKVAKLVGEKFGVEVVGWDSPMVRTDGGDAQNDPIVARIREKDPHLLFVALGSPKQEVWISQVTAKLGPTVAIGVGAGFDFIAGTAKRAPPWISKAGFEWLYRLVNEPKRLWRRYILNDSRFATILLREFWKRTGG, from the coding sequence ATGAGTGTCGCGACTCCGGAGTCTCCCCAGTCCACGCCGTTCACCACGGGCCGTCCGCGCTTGCACATCGGACAGCTCGCCATCGACCAGCTCACGTTCGAGGACGCGGTGCTGGAGATTGGCCGCCTGGTGGACTCGCGCCAGGGCGGGTACGTCTTCACGGCCAACGTGGACCACGTGGTGCTGGCCGAGGACAACGCGCAGTTCCGCGAGGCGTACTCGCGCGCCACCATTTCGGTGGTGGATGGGATGCCCATCGTCTGGGCGTCGAAGGCGATGGACGTCACGCTGCCCGAGCGCATCGCGGGCTCGGACCTGATTCTCCCGCTGATGAAGCTGGGCGCGGAGCGCAAGTGGCGGGTGTTCCTGTTGGGCGCGGGGCCGGGAGTGGCGGAGAAGGTGGCGAAGCTCGTGGGCGAGAAGTTCGGCGTGGAGGTGGTGGGCTGGGATTCGCCCATGGTCCGCACCGACGGGGGGGACGCGCAGAACGACCCGATTGTCGCCAGGATTCGGGAGAAGGACCCGCACCTGCTCTTCGTCGCGCTGGGCAGTCCGAAGCAGGAGGTGTGGATTTCGCAGGTGACGGCGAAGCTGGGGCCCACGGTGGCCATCGGCGTGGGCGCCGGGTTCGACTTCATCGCTGGCACGGCGAAGCGCGCACCCCCCTGGATTTCCAAGGCCGGCTTCGAGTGGCTGTACCGCCTGGTCAATGAGCCCAAGCGGCTGTGGCGCCGGTACATCCTCAATGACTCACGCTTCGCCACCATCCTGCTGCGCGAGTTCTGGAAGCGCACGGGCGGCTGA
- a CDS encoding RNA polymerase sigma factor, producing the protein MTEPSDRRIEHLLREHAPRVLGAVLRKFRDFGASEDAVQEALLAAAMQWPRDGVPEDPRAWLIQVASRRLTDHVRADAARRHREELVVSLVPPEFQLVMPREGDELVGRDDALVLLFMCCHPALSTATAVALTLRAVGGLTTGEIAKAFLVPESTMAQRISRAKQSIKSSGVPFQKPTPEETAQRLGAVLHVLYLIFNEGYTASSGPELHRTDLSGEAIRLTRMLHALLPDDGEVAGLLALMLLTDARRAARTGPEGELIPLDMQDRSLWSAGMIEEGVALISATLSKGSLGMYQVQAAIAAVHDEAARAEDTDWPQILALYGVLMGLADSPMVALNHAIATAMVHGPEVGLELLEALDAEGRLEESHRLDAVRAHLLERAGRNAEAVAHYRKAAERTTSLPERNYLLTQAARLNDART; encoded by the coding sequence ATGACGGAGCCGAGCGACAGACGCATCGAGCACCTGCTGCGGGAGCATGCGCCGCGGGTGCTGGGCGCGGTCCTCCGGAAGTTTCGGGACTTCGGAGCCTCGGAGGACGCGGTGCAGGAGGCGCTGCTCGCGGCGGCCATGCAGTGGCCGCGCGACGGCGTTCCGGAGGACCCGCGTGCGTGGTTGATTCAAGTCGCCTCGCGGCGATTGACGGACCACGTGCGAGCCGACGCCGCGCGCCGCCACCGCGAGGAGCTGGTGGTCAGCCTGGTGCCGCCGGAGTTCCAGCTCGTGATGCCCCGGGAGGGTGACGAGCTGGTGGGGCGGGATGACGCGCTCGTGTTGTTGTTCATGTGCTGTCACCCCGCGTTGTCCACGGCCACCGCGGTTGCGCTGACGCTGCGGGCGGTGGGCGGGTTGACGACGGGGGAGATCGCCAAGGCGTTCCTCGTGCCCGAGTCGACGATGGCGCAGCGGATCAGCCGGGCGAAGCAGAGCATCAAGAGCTCCGGGGTGCCTTTCCAGAAGCCGACGCCGGAGGAGACCGCGCAGCGGCTGGGCGCGGTGCTGCATGTGCTCTACCTCATCTTCAACGAGGGCTACACGGCGAGCTCCGGGCCGGAGTTGCACCGCACGGACCTGTCGGGCGAGGCGATTCGCCTCACGCGGATGTTGCACGCGCTCTTGCCGGACGATGGCGAGGTGGCGGGGCTGCTGGCGCTGATGCTGCTCACGGACGCGCGGCGGGCGGCGAGGACGGGGCCGGAGGGGGAGCTCATTCCGCTCGACATGCAGGACCGGAGCCTGTGGAGCGCGGGGATGATTGAAGAGGGCGTCGCGCTCATCTCCGCGACGCTGTCGAAGGGCTCGCTGGGGATGTACCAGGTGCAGGCGGCCATCGCGGCGGTGCACGACGAGGCCGCGCGGGCGGAGGACACGGACTGGCCTCAAATCCTCGCGCTCTATGGCGTGTTGATGGGGCTGGCCGACAGTCCGATGGTGGCGCTCAACCACGCCATCGCGACGGCGATGGTGCACGGGCCGGAGGTGGGGCTGGAGCTGCTGGAGGCGCTGGACGCGGAGGGACGGCTGGAGGAGAGCCATCGGCTCGACGCGGTCCGCGCGCACCTGCTGGAGCGGGCGGGGAGGAACGCGGAGGCGGTGGCGCACTACCGCAAGGCGGCCGAGCGCACCACCAGCCTCCCGGAGCGCAACTACCTGCTGACCCAGGCCGCGCGGCTGAACGACGCGAGGACGTAG
- the epsD gene encoding exopolysaccharide biosynthesis glycosyltransferase EpsD, producing MTPSDAPTPRLSVVVATFNRLPLISRLLEQFDGQTLTPDEFEVVVVDDGSKEPVREPLLAQSHPFTLRVEVQANAGAAAARHRGVLAARGEVVLVTDDDMQVAPDFLERHLEQHPPGSRNVVLGRIRPDPSIGDMPLFERWYAYLNHRMAEELSAPGARACGNHLYTGNVSFRRQDYVGVGGFDKSLGQSEDVELGVRLEKAGCSFVFASDAYVLHGSDHVSFERWLKRANRYGMFDTQVARKHPDVRGVNPWRLLFETHPLARPLLAATVVAPQATRLLTGAVMHAAKAADNLGLEKAAFAGTSVVYGMEYLRGARSEAGGWTGIAREVARYLQGQRGR from the coding sequence ATGACGCCCTCGGACGCCCCCACGCCCCGCCTCAGCGTCGTTGTCGCCACCTTCAACCGGCTGCCGCTCATCTCCCGGCTGCTGGAGCAGTTCGACGGACAGACGCTGACACCCGACGAGTTCGAAGTCGTCGTGGTGGATGATGGCTCCAAGGAGCCCGTCCGCGAGCCACTGCTCGCTCAATCGCACCCCTTCACCTTGCGAGTGGAGGTGCAGGCCAACGCGGGCGCCGCCGCCGCACGGCACCGGGGCGTGCTCGCCGCCCGGGGTGAGGTGGTCCTCGTCACCGACGACGACATGCAGGTGGCCCCCGACTTCCTCGAACGGCACCTGGAGCAGCATCCCCCGGGCTCGCGGAACGTGGTGCTCGGCCGCATCCGGCCGGACCCGTCCATCGGCGACATGCCGCTGTTCGAGCGCTGGTACGCGTACCTCAACCACCGCATGGCGGAGGAGCTCTCCGCCCCCGGCGCTCGCGCCTGCGGCAATCACCTGTACACCGGCAACGTGTCCTTCCGCCGCCAGGACTACGTGGGCGTGGGCGGCTTCGACAAGTCGCTGGGCCAGTCCGAGGACGTGGAGCTGGGCGTGCGCCTGGAGAAGGCGGGCTGCTCATTCGTCTTCGCCAGCGACGCGTATGTGTTGCATGGAAGCGACCACGTCTCCTTCGAGCGCTGGCTCAAGCGCGCCAACCGCTACGGCATGTTCGACACGCAGGTGGCGCGCAAGCACCCGGACGTGCGCGGCGTCAATCCGTGGCGGCTCTTGTTCGAGACCCATCCGCTCGCGCGCCCGCTGCTCGCGGCGACCGTGGTGGCGCCTCAGGCCACGCGGCTGCTCACGGGCGCGGTGATGCACGCGGCGAAGGCCGCTGACAACCTGGGCCTGGAGAAGGCCGCGTTCGCGGGCACGTCCGTGGTGTACGGCATGGAATACCTCCGCGGCGCGCGCAGCGAGGCCGGCGGATGGACGGGCATCGCCCGGGAAGTGGCCCGCTACCTCCAGGGCCAGAGGGGGAGATGA
- the epsC gene encoding serine O-acetyltransferase EpsC codes for MKEKRSLLGSLVSDARELARAAGGGMDAKAIAKVVLSSDSYRITALNRAREAALDYHIPLVNHVLRVAQTAVMGIEIGKEVTLGKGVYFVHSLGVVIGGDARIGDRVRFYGNNTVGTAKDNGYPTIEDDVWIGAGARILGPVRIGARSRIGANAVVLQDVPPDSVAVGIPARIFPRKDTDDVVL; via the coding sequence ATGAAGGAAAAGCGCTCGCTCCTCGGTTCGCTCGTCTCCGACGCACGCGAGCTGGCCAGGGCCGCCGGTGGCGGCATGGACGCGAAGGCCATCGCCAAGGTGGTGCTGAGCAGTGACTCGTACCGCATCACCGCGCTCAATCGCGCCCGTGAGGCCGCGCTCGACTACCACATCCCCCTGGTCAACCACGTGCTGCGCGTGGCGCAGACGGCGGTGATGGGGATTGAGATTGGCAAGGAGGTCACGCTCGGCAAGGGCGTGTACTTCGTGCACAGCCTGGGCGTCGTCATCGGCGGCGATGCGCGCATCGGCGACCGGGTGCGCTTCTACGGCAACAACACCGTGGGCACCGCCAAGGACAACGGCTACCCCACCATCGAGGACGACGTCTGGATTGGCGCCGGAGCCCGCATCCTGGGGCCGGTGCGCATCGGCGCGCGCTCGCGCATCGGCGCGAACGCCGTGGTGCTCCAGGACGTCCCACCCGACAGCGTGGCCGTGGGCATTCCCGCTCGCATCTTTCCGCGCAAGGACACCGACGACGTGGTGCTGTGA
- the epsB gene encoding GH44 family glycoside hydrolase EpsB yields MKGARSKTGAAVVTCALLAGGAVAMAAEPAVSATKKANAPAATKAADSEKDSSAAKSADAQKSSAADSEKDSSAAKSPDAQKSSAAKPAADSEKDSATQKASDTVEKTAAATLMSLYDGGLSSGWRDIGWAPRELPRGAPARMRLFNYGGWILYRPKLEGTFGALSLRLSAPASYGEFLEVRLDAQGATSFPRIPITSELQVRKDGEWSEILIPMELLNPNGHAFDRVVLRASKDVGRDWVLFDKVSLVPLPPDVAAALAAGGGRMGKGSGRDTKLTIDCTAPGHRISPLIYGIALDGLREKKDQHQYKMGATTRRWGGNPTSRYNWKLGGAWNTANDWYFQNVDIGLSYEDFLNANQKHGMSSALTVPMLGWVAKDTSSVGFPVARFGAQKGEDNGAGSGLTRDGTALKPSSPSQTSTEASPEFVAEWIRAIRERDKTRGERGVHMYILDNEPMLWNTTHRDVFPEPLSYDGLMSRTIAYGTAVRKADPEALIAGPAEWGWTNYLWSAADFAPGRAPHSDRRAHGDVPLLAWYLRQLRDHEKQTGVRILDVLDVHFYPQTNVGVGLEGNTDPETNARRIRSTRALWDPTYKDESWIGEPVRLLPRLKEWIAQNYPGRLISIGEYNFGAFGHMSGGLAQAEALGRFAQENIYSAYFWQYPTNGSPVYWAFRAFRDFDGRGGRFQDYWVPAKADEGASVFASRDESGTKLVAVVLNLDPDQAAQARVELKGCGTLTGAKVMGYSGAPGGFLPQTTGTQTAGSLVQRLPPYSMTVFDLTVKKP; encoded by the coding sequence GTGAAGGGTGCGCGAAGCAAGACGGGCGCGGCCGTGGTGACGTGCGCGTTGCTCGCCGGCGGCGCGGTGGCGATGGCCGCGGAGCCGGCTGTCTCCGCGACGAAGAAGGCGAATGCCCCCGCAGCGACGAAGGCCGCTGACTCGGAGAAGGACTCCAGCGCCGCGAAGTCGGCTGATGCGCAAAAGTCCTCCGCCGCTGACTCGGAGAAGGACTCCAGCGCCGCGAAGTCGCCTGATGCGCAAAAGTCCTCCGCGGCGAAGCCGGCCGCTGACTCGGAGAAGGACTCCGCCACGCAGAAGGCGTCGGACACGGTGGAGAAGACCGCCGCCGCCACGTTGATGTCGCTCTACGACGGCGGCCTGTCCTCCGGGTGGCGCGATATCGGCTGGGCACCGCGCGAGCTGCCTCGGGGCGCTCCAGCGCGCATGCGCCTGTTCAACTACGGCGGCTGGATTCTGTACCGCCCCAAGCTGGAGGGGACGTTCGGAGCGCTGTCCCTGCGCCTGAGCGCGCCCGCGTCCTACGGCGAGTTCCTGGAGGTGCGGCTGGACGCGCAGGGCGCCACGTCCTTCCCGCGCATCCCCATCACCTCCGAGCTCCAGGTCCGCAAGGATGGCGAGTGGTCTGAAATCCTCATCCCCATGGAGCTGCTCAACCCGAACGGTCATGCGTTCGACCGCGTGGTGCTGCGCGCGTCCAAGGACGTGGGCCGGGACTGGGTGCTCTTCGACAAAGTGTCGCTCGTGCCGCTGCCTCCCGACGTCGCCGCCGCGCTGGCCGCGGGCGGTGGGCGCATGGGCAAGGGCAGCGGGCGCGACACGAAGCTGACCATCGACTGCACCGCGCCCGGCCATCGCATCAGCCCGCTCATCTACGGCATCGCCCTGGATGGCCTGCGCGAGAAGAAGGACCAGCACCAGTACAAGATGGGCGCGACCACGCGCCGCTGGGGCGGCAACCCCACGTCCCGCTACAACTGGAAGCTGGGCGGCGCCTGGAACACGGCCAACGACTGGTACTTCCAGAACGTGGACATCGGCCTGTCCTACGAGGACTTCCTCAACGCCAACCAGAAGCACGGCATGTCCTCCGCGCTCACCGTGCCGATGCTGGGCTGGGTGGCCAAGGACACGTCGTCCGTGGGCTTCCCCGTGGCCCGCTTCGGCGCCCAGAAGGGCGAGGACAACGGCGCCGGCAGCGGCCTCACCCGCGATGGGACCGCGCTGAAGCCCAGCTCGCCCTCACAGACGAGCACCGAGGCCTCCCCCGAGTTCGTCGCCGAGTGGATTCGCGCCATCCGCGAGCGAGACAAGACTCGCGGCGAGCGCGGCGTGCACATGTACATCCTCGACAACGAGCCCATGCTCTGGAACACGACCCACCGGGACGTGTTCCCCGAGCCGCTGTCGTACGACGGGCTGATGTCGCGCACCATCGCGTACGGCACCGCGGTGCGGAAGGCGGACCCGGAGGCGCTCATCGCGGGCCCCGCCGAGTGGGGCTGGACGAACTACCTCTGGTCCGCGGCGGACTTCGCCCCGGGCCGCGCGCCGCACTCGGACCGCCGCGCGCATGGGGACGTGCCGCTGCTCGCGTGGTACCTGCGCCAGTTGCGAGACCACGAGAAGCAGACGGGGGTGCGCATCCTCGACGTGCTGGACGTGCACTTCTATCCGCAGACGAACGTGGGCGTGGGGCTGGAGGGGAACACGGACCCGGAGACCAACGCCCGGCGCATCCGCTCCACGCGGGCCCTGTGGGACCCGACGTACAAGGACGAGTCGTGGATTGGCGAGCCCGTGCGGCTCCTGCCGCGCCTCAAGGAGTGGATTGCGCAGAACTACCCGGGCCGGCTCATCTCCATCGGCGAATACAACTTCGGCGCGTTCGGCCACATGAGCGGCGGACTCGCTCAGGCCGAGGCCCTGGGCCGCTTCGCGCAGGAGAACATCTACTCCGCCTACTTCTGGCAGTACCCCACCAACGGCAGCCCGGTGTACTGGGCGTTCCGAGCGTTCAGGGACTTCGACGGGCGCGGCGGCCGCTTCCAGGACTACTGGGTGCCAGCGAAGGCGGACGAGGGCGCCAGCGTGTTCGCCTCGCGTGACGAGTCGGGGACGAAGCTGGTGGCGGTGGTGCTGAACCTGGACCCGGACCAGGCCGCGCAGGCGCGGGTGGAGTTGAAGGGCTGCGGGACGCTCACGGGAGCGAAGGTGATGGGGTACTCGGGCGCGCCCGGGGGCTTCCTCCCGCAGACGACAGGGACGCAGACGGCGGGGTCGCTCGTCCAGCGGCTGCCGCCCTATTCGATGACAGTGTTTGATTTGACGGTGAAGAAGCCATGA
- a CDS encoding serine hydrolase → MRPLLSSRVLSVALSGVTAVGLLTGADTRKPTTQWLARPSEAARITRVEQGFPALSIAGEAPLRMSLQEWMALYEIPGLSVAVFDRGSLVWAKGYGVKEAGGSEPIAIDTLFQAASISKPVTALATMHHAEKRKWSLDENINDKLVSWKLPDNESTKDQKVTLRRLLSHSAGTTVHGFRGYSAQEPVPTLQQILDGEKPANSSPVRVDTVPGTLTRYSGGGTTIVQQMLVDQLQKPFAQIMKETVLSPLGLKNSTYEQPLPKSLEPLAAVGTRSGGKGVEGRWHTYPEQAAAGLWTTPSDLARIALEVSKASQGKSQRVVSKAMAQQMLTRQSEAFGIGFMRRPDTVWFGHGGSNEGYRCVLVAFAEPGSGIAIMTNSDDGSFLFDRLIESVAAEYGWKGFTGDPETAFFTTDALLRTKGTDAAIAWFTAHKNAASTTEKVTSDILNSLGYKLMGKGRLPDAVKFFEANVSLFPEDANTHDSLGEAYAAAGRKDDAVRSYKKSLELNPKNTNAVKQLKDLGVAAAAQ, encoded by the coding sequence ATGCGACCACTCCTGTCCTCCCGCGTTCTCTCCGTAGCCCTCTCGGGCGTCACGGCCGTTGGACTCCTCACCGGCGCGGACACGCGCAAACCCACCACCCAGTGGCTGGCCCGCCCTTCAGAGGCCGCTCGCATCACCCGCGTGGAGCAAGGCTTCCCCGCCCTGTCCATCGCCGGAGAAGCCCCGCTCCGCATGTCCCTCCAGGAGTGGATGGCCCTGTATGAAATCCCCGGGCTGAGCGTCGCCGTGTTCGACCGGGGCTCGCTCGTCTGGGCCAAGGGCTACGGCGTGAAAGAGGCCGGAGGCTCCGAGCCCATCGCCATCGACACCCTCTTCCAGGCCGCGTCCATCAGCAAGCCGGTGACGGCGCTCGCCACGATGCACCACGCCGAGAAGCGCAAGTGGTCGCTCGACGAGAACATCAACGACAAGCTCGTGTCCTGGAAGCTCCCCGACAACGAGTCCACGAAGGACCAGAAGGTCACCCTGCGCCGGCTGCTCTCCCACAGCGCCGGCACCACGGTGCATGGCTTCCGGGGCTACTCGGCCCAGGAACCTGTTCCCACGCTGCAACAGATTCTGGATGGCGAGAAGCCCGCCAACTCCAGCCCCGTCCGCGTGGACACCGTCCCCGGCACCCTCACCCGCTACAGCGGCGGCGGCACCACCATCGTCCAGCAGATGCTCGTGGACCAACTCCAGAAGCCGTTCGCTCAAATCATGAAGGAGACGGTGCTGTCACCGCTGGGCCTCAAGAACAGCACCTACGAGCAGCCCCTGCCCAAGTCGCTGGAGCCCCTCGCCGCCGTCGGCACTCGCTCGGGCGGCAAGGGCGTGGAGGGACGCTGGCACACCTACCCGGAGCAGGCCGCCGCCGGTCTGTGGACCACCCCCTCCGACCTCGCGCGCATCGCGCTGGAGGTCTCCAAGGCATCCCAGGGCAAGTCCCAGCGCGTGGTCTCCAAGGCCATGGCGCAGCAGATGCTCACCCGCCAGTCGGAGGCCTTCGGCATCGGCTTCATGCGCCGCCCGGACACGGTCTGGTTCGGCCACGGCGGCTCGAACGAGGGCTACCGCTGCGTCCTCGTGGCCTTCGCCGAACCCGGAAGCGGCATCGCCATCATGACCAACTCGGATGATGGCTCGTTCCTCTTCGACCGCCTCATCGAGAGCGTGGCCGCCGAGTACGGCTGGAAGGGCTTCACCGGCGACCCCGAGACGGCCTTCTTCACCACGGACGCCCTGCTGCGCACCAAGGGCACCGACGCCGCCATCGCCTGGTTCACCGCGCACAAGAACGCCGCGTCCACCACGGAGAAGGTGACCTCCGACATCCTCAACTCCCTGGGCTACAAGCTGATGGGCAAGGGCCGCCTCCCCGACGCGGTGAAGTTCTTCGAGGCCAACGTCTCCCTCTTCCCCGAGGACGCCAACACCCACGACAGCCTGGGCGAGGCCTACGCCGCCGCCGGCCGCAAGGACGACGCGGTCCGCAGCTACAAGAAGTCGCTCGAGCTGAACCCGAAGAACACCAACGCCGTGAAGCAGCTGAAGGACCTGGGCGTGGCCGCGGCGGCGCAGTAG